In Rhinoderma darwinii isolate aRhiDar2 chromosome 9, aRhiDar2.hap1, whole genome shotgun sequence, the following are encoded in one genomic region:
- the ATMIN gene encoding ATM interactor isoform X2, with product MKMHAEKKHKCDKCGNSYGTEWDLKRHIGYCGKTFSCTCGCPYTSRTALLSHTHRMGHEIPIEHRDPPVKKRKLEASKQNRKTVMEEQPAVSAATAYAGHQVADIKAFSTNESYMSSYVTDIPSLQSNQAHKLLLPKPKLALIKLPVMQLAHLPVLVSSAECCMKPMVVAVSNRGSVMSTLQIVPQYNGTVFSSVDTEAILSSSPVGSVNTYVQVNMEASQPPLSNAATTKTTSDVQTDLSFFSPNILPNNSWTSTESCVSSFSQTDLSFSAQMSLPISVETQTLQETAAFPTKSFSEASVHSGGAYGVSRETQTNTISMPRDDPADQSVMCDNLFTSASSLYTVSTQTSQAGHSYIPGSLGQSLLETNNLKGIREEEIKQTSYINFNTQNGTFPPQNMTDNQTQTMELLSDLEKILSDNISGPSMSGGDTISSNCNQNPSIDFDIDEFFSASNIQTQTEGSVLGNLNSEYLDIETQTDFLFSEDSTQSFTNKGNANILGMEMFDTQTQTDLNFFLDNNSHLRLGNILKQSSFSISTDSSDAECHSDSASTSKTLQCSTLESHVQQNCAETQTTDRSFDTLGSLFLTSNETQTAMDDFLLADLAWNTMVSQFSSVETQTCEEWFSLFSEKSDH from the exons ATGAAAATGCACGCTGAAAAGAAGCACAAATGTGACAAGTGCGGAAATTCATATGGCACCGAGTGGGACTTAAAGCGCCATATTGGGTACTGCGGAAAGACGTTTAGTTGCACTTGTGGGTGTCCTTACACCAGCAGAACAGCCCTGTTATCACATACCCACAGGATGGGCCATGAGATTCCTATTGAACACAG AGATCCACCTGTAAAGAAACGAAAACTTGAAGCTTCAAAGCAAAATCGGAAAACTGTGATGGAAGAGCAGCCTGCCGTGTCTGCAGCAACCGCATATGCTGGCCACCAGGTGGCAGACATAAAGGCATTTAGTACAAATGAGTCCTACATGAGCTCCTATGTTACGGACATCCCTTCCTTGCAATCAAACCAAGCGCACAAACTCCTGTTACCAAAACCCAAACTGGCATTAATCAAGTTACCGGTGATGCAACTCGCCCATCTGCCTGTCCTAGTTTCATCGGCAGAATGCTGTATGAAGCCCATGGTTGTGGCAGTCAGTAATCGAGGGTCCGTAATGAGTACATTACAAATAGTACCTCAGTATAATGGGACTGTTTTTTCTAGCGTAGATACGGAGGCCATCTTATCTAGTAGTCCAGTAGGTTCTGTAAATACATATGTGCAGGTCAACATGGAGGCATCGCAGCCCCCTCTCTCTAACGCAGCGACTACTAAAACCACGTCTGACGTCCAGACGGACTTGTCGTTCTTCTCGCCCAATATATTGCCAAATAACTCTTGGACGTCGACCGAATCTTGCGTGTCGTCTTTTTCTCAAACAGACTTATCATTCAGTGCCCAAATGTCCCTACCTATTAGTGTTGAAACTCAGACACTTCAAGAAACTGCTGCTTTTCCCACCAAATCCTTTTCGGAGGCGTCTGTCCATTCTGGAGGCGCTTATGGCGTTTCTCGGGAAACTCAAACCAACACTATCTCTATGCCCAGAGACGACCCGGCGGACCAGTCGGTCATGTGTGATAATCTCTTCACTAGCGCGAGTTCTCTTTACACTGTATCTACACAAACCAGTCAGGCAGGCCATAGTTACATTCCTGGATCCTTGGGTCAAAGTCTTTTGGAAACCAATAACCTCAAAGGCATAAGGGAAGAGGAGATTAAGCAGACCTCTTACATCAATTTTAACACTCAAAATGGGACATTCCCACCACAAAACATGACCGATAACCAAACCCAGACCATGGAACTTTTGAGTGATCTTGAAAAGATTCTATCGGACAACATATCTGGCCCGTCCATGTCTGGTGGAGACACTATATCTTCCAATTGTAACCAAAACCCAAGCATAGATTTTGACATAGATGAGTTCTTTTCTGCCTCCAACATCCAGACCCAAACAGAGGGGAGCGTGCTGGGCAACCTTAATTCTGAATATTTAGATATCGAGACGCAAACTGACTTCTTGTTTTCCGAAGATTCGACCCAATCCTTCACCAACAAAGGAAACGCCAACATTCTCGGCATGGAAATGTttgatacacaaacacaaactgaTCTTAACTTTTTTCTAGACAATAATTCACACTTGCGTCTCGGGAACATCCTGAAGCAGTCTAGTTTCTCGATCAGCACAGACTCCTCAGATGCCGAGTGTCACTCCGATAGTGCGTCAACCAGCAAAACACTACAGTGCTCTACCCTGGAGAGTCACGTACAACAGAACTGCGCCGAAACGCAGACGACGGACCGTTCCTTTGATACTCTTGGAAGTCTATTCTTGACTAGTAACGAAACCCAGACAGCAATGGATGATTTTCTCCTGGCTGACCTGGCATGGAATACAATGGTATCCCAGTTCAGCTCAGTGGAAACCCAGACTTGTGAGGAGTGGTTCTCTTTGTTCTCCGAAAAATCTGACCACTGA
- the ATMIN gene encoding ATM interactor isoform X1 translates to MAAHGGPRVRALYSCEHWEIVKPSVSELSREVRTNILCTVNGCGKVLPNPPALNMHLVKSHGVQDGITNPTLRKDLKASQKLYCCPIEGCPRGTNRPFSQFSRVKQHFMKMHAEKKHKCDKCGNSYGTEWDLKRHIGYCGKTFSCTCGCPYTSRTALLSHTHRMGHEIPIEHRDPPVKKRKLEASKQNRKTVMEEQPAVSAATAYAGHQVADIKAFSTNESYMSSYVTDIPSLQSNQAHKLLLPKPKLALIKLPVMQLAHLPVLVSSAECCMKPMVVAVSNRGSVMSTLQIVPQYNGTVFSSVDTEAILSSSPVGSVNTYVQVNMEASQPPLSNAATTKTTSDVQTDLSFFSPNILPNNSWTSTESCVSSFSQTDLSFSAQMSLPISVETQTLQETAAFPTKSFSEASVHSGGAYGVSRETQTNTISMPRDDPADQSVMCDNLFTSASSLYTVSTQTSQAGHSYIPGSLGQSLLETNNLKGIREEEIKQTSYINFNTQNGTFPPQNMTDNQTQTMELLSDLEKILSDNISGPSMSGGDTISSNCNQNPSIDFDIDEFFSASNIQTQTEGSVLGNLNSEYLDIETQTDFLFSEDSTQSFTNKGNANILGMEMFDTQTQTDLNFFLDNNSHLRLGNILKQSSFSISTDSSDAECHSDSASTSKTLQCSTLESHVQQNCAETQTTDRSFDTLGSLFLTSNETQTAMDDFLLADLAWNTMVSQFSSVETQTCEEWFSLFSEKSDH, encoded by the exons ATGGCGGCCCATGGAGGGCCCAGGGTACGGGCTCTGTACTCCTGCGAGCACTGGGAGATTGTTAAACCATCAGTGAGTGAGCTTTCCCGGGAGGTCCGTACAAACATACTGTGCACGGTGAATGGATGCGGTAAAGTGCTCCCCAACCCCCCCGCACTGAACATGCACTTGGTGAAGTCCCATGGAGTGCAG GATGGAATAACTAATCCGACATTACGGAAAGATTTAAAAGCTTCACAAAAACTGTACTGCTGTCCAATAGAAGGATGCCCTCGAGGAACCAACCGGCCCTTCTCCCAGTTCTCACGTGTAAAGCAG CACTTCATGAAAATGCACGCTGAAAAGAAGCACAAATGTGACAAGTGCGGAAATTCATATGGCACCGAGTGGGACTTAAAGCGCCATATTGGGTACTGCGGAAAGACGTTTAGTTGCACTTGTGGGTGTCCTTACACCAGCAGAACAGCCCTGTTATCACATACCCACAGGATGGGCCATGAGATTCCTATTGAACACAG AGATCCACCTGTAAAGAAACGAAAACTTGAAGCTTCAAAGCAAAATCGGAAAACTGTGATGGAAGAGCAGCCTGCCGTGTCTGCAGCAACCGCATATGCTGGCCACCAGGTGGCAGACATAAAGGCATTTAGTACAAATGAGTCCTACATGAGCTCCTATGTTACGGACATCCCTTCCTTGCAATCAAACCAAGCGCACAAACTCCTGTTACCAAAACCCAAACTGGCATTAATCAAGTTACCGGTGATGCAACTCGCCCATCTGCCTGTCCTAGTTTCATCGGCAGAATGCTGTATGAAGCCCATGGTTGTGGCAGTCAGTAATCGAGGGTCCGTAATGAGTACATTACAAATAGTACCTCAGTATAATGGGACTGTTTTTTCTAGCGTAGATACGGAGGCCATCTTATCTAGTAGTCCAGTAGGTTCTGTAAATACATATGTGCAGGTCAACATGGAGGCATCGCAGCCCCCTCTCTCTAACGCAGCGACTACTAAAACCACGTCTGACGTCCAGACGGACTTGTCGTTCTTCTCGCCCAATATATTGCCAAATAACTCTTGGACGTCGACCGAATCTTGCGTGTCGTCTTTTTCTCAAACAGACTTATCATTCAGTGCCCAAATGTCCCTACCTATTAGTGTTGAAACTCAGACACTTCAAGAAACTGCTGCTTTTCCCACCAAATCCTTTTCGGAGGCGTCTGTCCATTCTGGAGGCGCTTATGGCGTTTCTCGGGAAACTCAAACCAACACTATCTCTATGCCCAGAGACGACCCGGCGGACCAGTCGGTCATGTGTGATAATCTCTTCACTAGCGCGAGTTCTCTTTACACTGTATCTACACAAACCAGTCAGGCAGGCCATAGTTACATTCCTGGATCCTTGGGTCAAAGTCTTTTGGAAACCAATAACCTCAAAGGCATAAGGGAAGAGGAGATTAAGCAGACCTCTTACATCAATTTTAACACTCAAAATGGGACATTCCCACCACAAAACATGACCGATAACCAAACCCAGACCATGGAACTTTTGAGTGATCTTGAAAAGATTCTATCGGACAACATATCTGGCCCGTCCATGTCTGGTGGAGACACTATATCTTCCAATTGTAACCAAAACCCAAGCATAGATTTTGACATAGATGAGTTCTTTTCTGCCTCCAACATCCAGACCCAAACAGAGGGGAGCGTGCTGGGCAACCTTAATTCTGAATATTTAGATATCGAGACGCAAACTGACTTCTTGTTTTCCGAAGATTCGACCCAATCCTTCACCAACAAAGGAAACGCCAACATTCTCGGCATGGAAATGTttgatacacaaacacaaactgaTCTTAACTTTTTTCTAGACAATAATTCACACTTGCGTCTCGGGAACATCCTGAAGCAGTCTAGTTTCTCGATCAGCACAGACTCCTCAGATGCCGAGTGTCACTCCGATAGTGCGTCAACCAGCAAAACACTACAGTGCTCTACCCTGGAGAGTCACGTACAACAGAACTGCGCCGAAACGCAGACGACGGACCGTTCCTTTGATACTCTTGGAAGTCTATTCTTGACTAGTAACGAAACCCAGACAGCAATGGATGATTTTCTCCTGGCTGACCTGGCATGGAATACAATGGTATCCCAGTTCAGCTCAGTGGAAACCCAGACTTGTGAGGAGTGGTTCTCTTTGTTCTCCGAAAAATCTGACCACTGA